In Ooceraea biroi isolate clonal line C1 unplaced genomic scaffold, Obir_v5.4 UnassembledTig103, whole genome shotgun sequence, the following are encoded in one genomic region:
- the LOC113563463 gene encoding uncharacterized protein LOC113563463, with protein MKPLSGIMLFVLIPTTYGLIGFDCGGQHLNVTTVSLLGVRDCELKHQSLNTSDTHIQLLQLAEYNYVEVIQCKVEISRVIQYCGMHSHISAVANARLEYLQEVSRVKCYHAFQEGTFSIGLGGIVTKLKPNTTTVHSILLAGTINHDGTCKGTQFSDPYGTWHNVVVDGTVRISLKSSYVPVHLNSGKVMLRSGTVCTLSDGFCIDFDDGYSYWKPMPTSSCNFHQYNVLYEGTAVKMNGIMDTIHQTIYTLVSQDTTFALTAGGSQAVCGYTLLTTEHPKLFILEAEKGTTFAERRDIPVENLDIFTYVNSKFVYVEKHIRHQMTSLYRDVIQQRCELEKEVLKNTLSFATLQPDEFAYRLMKGPGYMAVTAGEAVHVIKCIPVDVIVRRTKECYIELPVTVRNTSLFITPKSHVLTKMGTIRECSYELPTLYRIEDTWIELIPEPRVRRTSLQQLQPMTSMSWNYLTPGPLASSGIYSQADLDKIRDHIMFPAEKPALLNSMARGITGHVMPDDTMSIYNLLDEASLNKIAESTAKRIWGGFITFGSATAGVFGVLLVVRLIKLAIDTMIHGYALHSAYGCSLYVLGAIWSSLTHLLLYLARGTAKRSHTDGRADPEEQRSSEPVEPVLSQSLSQNNPSNQPTSPQVTDSETIVYTDLQKRLREY; from the coding sequence ATGAAGCCGTTATCAGGAATTATGTTATTCGTATTAATCCCCACAACCTACGGACTCATTGGATTCGATTGTGGAGGTCAGCATTTAAATGTAACCACAGTATCATTGCTAGGTGTCAGAGACTGTGAACTTAAGCACCAATCGTTAAATACATCTGACACACACATTCAGTTACTACAACTTGCGGAATACAATTACGTGGAAGTGATACAGTGCAAAGTTGAAATATCGCGAGTGATACAGTACTGTGGAATGCATTCGCATATATCAGCTGTAGCCAATGCACGACTAGAGTACCTACAGGAAGTTTCCAGAGTCAAGTGCTACCACGCTTTTCAGGAAGGGACCTTCTCCATAGGACTGGGAGGAATCGTCACCAAACTGAAGCCTAATACTACCACCGTTCACAGCATCCTGCTTGCCGGAACGATAAACCATGATGGAACCTGCAAGGGTACACAATTCTCCGACCCTTACGGGACTTGGCACAACGTCGTAGTAGATGGAACTGTACGGATATCATTAAAGTCATCCTATGTTCCTGTGCACCTAAATTCTGGAAAAGTAATGCTAAGATCAGGAACTGTCTGCACGCTGAGCGACGGTTTTTGCATTGATTTTGACGATGGATATTCATATTGGAAACCAATGCCCACATCGTCTTGTAATTTCCACCAGTACAACGTACTGTATGAAGGAACGGCAGTTAAAATGAATGGAATAATGGATACCATTCATCAGACTATTTATACTCTTGTCAGTCAGGATACCACTTTTGCCTTGACAGCAGGAGGAAGTCAAGCCGTGTGTGGATACACCCTACTCACCACGGAGCATCCTAAACTATTTATCTTGGAGGCAGAAAAGGGAACCACCTTCGCGGAGCGAAGAGACATCCCTGTGGAGAACCTTGATATTTTCACCTACGTCAACTCTAAATTCGTGTACGTAGAAAAACATATACGACATCAGATGACATCGTTGTATCGTGACGTTATTCAACAACGTTGCGAGTTGGAAAAGGAAGTGTTAAAAAACACACTGTCCTTCGCTACTCTTCAGCCAGACGAATTCGCTTATCGGCTCATGAAAGGACCAGGTTACATGGCCGTCACTGCAGGGGAAGCCGTTCATGTCATCAAGTGTATACCAGTGGACGTCATCGTACGCCGCACTAAGGAATGTTATATTGAGCTACCGGTTACAGTACGCAACACTTCCCTCTTTATCACACCAAAATCACACGTGTTGACCAAGATGGGAACCATACGAGAGTGTAGCTACGAATTGCCAACCCTTTATCGAATTGAGGATACATGGATTGAACTTATTCCGGAGCCACGTGTTCGCAGAACATCGTTGCAGCAGTTACAACCTATGACAAGTATGtcatggaattatttaacgcCGGGACCACTAGCTTCCAGCGGAATATATTCCCAGGCGGATCTTGATAAAATCAGGGATCATATAATGTTCCCTGCTGAAAAGCCAGCGTTACTTAACAGCATGGCTCGTGGAATCACCGGACACGTCATGCCTGACGATACCATGTCCATTTACAACTTATTGGATGAAGcatcattaaacaaaattgctgaGTCAACTGCTAAACGGATCTGGGGCGGATTCATCACATTTGGATCAGCCACAGCTGGAGTTTTTGGAGTATTATTAGTAGTACGACTAATCAAGCTAGCCATCGACACGATGATACATGGTTATGCTCTACATTCAGCCTACGGATGCAGTCTGTACGTGCTAGGAGCTATCTGGAGCTCCTTGACTCATCTGCTACTCTATTTGGCCAGAGGTACAGCCAAACGCAGCCACACAGATGGACGAGCAGATCCCGAGGAACAACGATCATCGGAACCTGTGGAACCAGTATTATCGCAGTCTTTGTCGCAGAACAACCCTAGCAATCAGCCAACTTCGCCGCAGGTGACTGACAGTGAAACCATTGTATACACAGACTTACAAAAACGTTTGCGTGAATATTAG